A region from the Triticum aestivum cultivar Chinese Spring chromosome 3D, IWGSC CS RefSeq v2.1, whole genome shotgun sequence genome encodes:
- the LOC123078172 gene encoding 60S ribosomal protein L30: MVTSTKKTKKSGDNINNKLQLVMKSGKYTLGYKTVLRTLRNSKAKLVILANNCPPLRKSEIEYYAMLAKITVHHYHGNNVDLGTACGKYFRVCCLSIIDPGDSDIINATPAGQ; encoded by the exons AAGAAGTCGGGGGACAACATCAACAACAAGCTGCAGCTTGTCATGAAGAGCGGCAAGTACACGCTCGGCTACAAGACCGTCCTCAGGACCCTCAGGAACTCCAAGG CAAAGCTTGTGATCCTTGCTAACAACTGCCCTCCGCTCCGCAAGTCTGAGATTGAGTACTATGCTATGTTGGCGAAGATCACTGTCCACCACTACCATGGAA ACAATGTTGATTTGGGAACTGCGTGTGGTAAATACTTCCGAGTCTGCTGCCTGAGTATCATCGACCCTG GCGATTCCGACATCATCAACGCAACACCAGCTGGCCAGTAA